In Alteromonas sp. V450, the following proteins share a genomic window:
- a CDS encoding XrtA system polysaccharide deacetylase, whose product MTVDVEDYFQVSAFEKSITQNEWAKLPMRVGDNTNRLLDIFAEHNVKSTFFCLGWVAEKCPSVIQRIVKEGHELASHGYDHTRLNNLDKPGFVEDVTKSKTILEDIGGVQILGYRAPSFSVNEKTQWVYETLVDLGFVYSSSTYPIVHDLYGVPDWPRFKYQRPEGIVEIPIPTLKAKAANKGIGGGGYFRLFPYWLSNRRISRFLQTENEPYNFYFHPWEIDVDQPRVAGLSLKSRFRHYVNLGRMESKLHRLLSDFSWGTMADVYGIKEDQCRKEFVS is encoded by the coding sequence ATGACAGTCGATGTCGAAGATTATTTTCAAGTTTCGGCATTCGAAAAATCGATTACCCAAAATGAATGGGCAAAGCTTCCAATGAGGGTGGGAGACAACACAAACAGACTTCTAGATATCTTTGCAGAGCATAATGTGAAGTCGACATTTTTCTGTTTAGGGTGGGTTGCTGAAAAGTGTCCGTCTGTTATTCAAAGGATTGTGAAAGAGGGCCATGAACTTGCGAGCCACGGATACGATCACACAAGATTGAATAATCTTGATAAACCAGGGTTTGTCGAAGACGTTACGAAAAGCAAAACCATTTTGGAAGATATAGGTGGCGTACAAATACTCGGTTATAGGGCACCAAGTTTTTCGGTAAACGAAAAAACACAGTGGGTTTATGAAACCTTGGTCGATTTAGGGTTTGTTTATTCGTCAAGCACTTACCCTATAGTACATGACCTTTATGGGGTACCCGACTGGCCAAGGTTCAAATATCAGCGCCCTGAAGGCATTGTTGAAATACCTATTCCAACGCTAAAGGCGAAAGCTGCAAACAAAGGCATTGGTGGCGGAGGATATTTCCGCCTATTTCCTTACTGGCTGTCTAATCGACGTATCAGCCGTTTCTTACAGACAGAAAATGAACCATACAACTTTTATTTCCACCCGTGGGAAATAGACGTAGATCAGCCAAGAGTTGCTGGTCTTTCTCTTAAGTCTCGCTTTCGCCATTATGTAAACTTAGGCCGTATGGAAAGTAAGCTACATCGCCTTTTATCAGATTTTTCTTGGGGAACAATGGCTGATGTTTACGGTATAAAGGAAGACCAATGTCGCAAAGAGTTTGTAAGTTAA
- a CDS encoding XrtA/PEP-CTERM system exopolysaccharide export protein, producing the protein MNLNTSALKLLATLLLSVLLWGCSSNAKLPEATVHPSLTSDINDYRYLIGPGDAVNIFVWRNPELSGTFSVRPDGMITTRLIEDIEVTGRTPTQLARELEEKLSVYINNPRVSVTIGGYVGPFSEQVRVIGEATNPRAVNYKENMTLLDLMIAVGGITEFADGNSTQLIRTVDGKQKAYRIYIDDLIRDGDISKNVDILPGDIIIVPEAWF; encoded by the coding sequence ATGAACTTAAATACGTCTGCGTTGAAGTTGCTAGCTACATTATTACTATCGGTTTTGCTTTGGGGGTGCTCTTCAAATGCAAAGCTTCCCGAAGCAACGGTTCACCCATCGCTGACCAGCGATATCAACGACTATCGCTATCTGATTGGCCCAGGAGATGCTGTCAACATTTTTGTCTGGAGAAACCCTGAGCTATCGGGAACATTTTCAGTTCGACCAGACGGAATGATTACCACTCGACTTATAGAAGACATTGAAGTAACGGGTAGAACCCCCACTCAGCTGGCAAGAGAACTTGAAGAAAAGCTGAGTGTCTATATCAACAACCCCAGAGTTTCGGTTACGATAGGCGGTTACGTAGGGCCATTTAGTGAGCAAGTACGCGTTATCGGCGAAGCAACCAACCCGCGAGCAGTAAATTACAAAGAAAACATGACGTTACTCGACCTCATGATTGCCGTAGGTGGCATTACTGAATTTGCTGACGGCAACAGCACGCAACTTATTCGCACCGTGGATGGAAAACAAAAAGCATATCGCATATATATCGACGACCTCATCAGAGATGGCGACATTTCCAAAAACGTAGACATTCTACCTGGCGACATTATCATTGTGCCCGAAGCCTGGTTCTAG
- a CDS encoding TIGR03013 family XrtA/PEP-CTERM system glycosyltransferase — translation MAANNKRHNKRSNLLVLSDLVLISYISYLILVILRAYYPSLSSVAPENVRSVIVTIGAFALIVVVCMLSVGLYESKLRETFRGIIRRIFVSVGLAYFCVAIASSLLPDLFSIHSYFLPAASCASIVTLVVFRYFTTRLGLLGLGKTRTLILGAGERASIIEKRMRRDVDRIGFELIGFIPVPGDNREEGIRNEKIVHIKLDEGLRQFIFDNDIEEVIIACDQRRGTLPLDALFECKLRGIEVTELLDFMERETGQIVVNLMYPSWVIYSNGFTTQNYLRDSLDYAVNAFLAFFVFLFTWPFMLLTAAIIFLDDGFKTGTSVFYKQERVGLNGKLFQIIKFRSMRPDAEKDGAKWASKNDDRVTRIGHFIRKYRIDELPQLINVFKGEMAFIGPRPERPEFVEQLVREIPYYNQRHNVKPGLAGWAQLNYPYGSSVADSMEKLKFDLYYVKHQSLLLDLLILVRTTEIVLFGRGR, via the coding sequence ATGGCAGCGAATAATAAAAGGCATAATAAGCGGTCAAATCTGCTGGTGCTCAGTGATTTAGTTCTTATAAGCTATATTTCGTATTTGATATTGGTGATCCTGCGCGCTTACTACCCGTCTTTGTCGAGTGTGGCGCCAGAAAATGTTCGTTCTGTCATTGTCACTATTGGAGCGTTCGCCCTGATAGTAGTGGTTTGTATGCTGTCGGTGGGGCTTTACGAGAGTAAATTACGTGAAACCTTCAGGGGAATAATTAGGCGAATATTCGTAAGCGTTGGTCTTGCTTATTTTTGTGTAGCGATAGCGTCTTCGCTGTTGCCTGATTTGTTTTCTATTCACTCCTATTTTCTACCTGCTGCATCATGCGCGTCTATCGTCACGCTTGTAGTGTTTCGTTATTTTACTACACGCCTTGGTCTTTTAGGGTTAGGTAAAACAAGAACACTGATCCTTGGCGCGGGTGAGCGCGCATCGATTATTGAAAAAAGAATGCGTAGAGACGTAGACAGAATTGGTTTTGAATTAATTGGTTTTATTCCAGTGCCTGGCGACAACAGAGAGGAAGGCATAAGAAACGAAAAGATAGTGCATATCAAGCTCGATGAGGGTCTTCGTCAGTTTATTTTCGATAATGACATCGAGGAAGTCATCATCGCCTGTGATCAGCGTAGAGGTACGCTACCGCTAGATGCATTATTTGAATGTAAATTAAGAGGCATTGAAGTTACCGAGTTGCTTGATTTCATGGAAAGGGAAACCGGGCAAATTGTCGTCAACCTCATGTATCCGTCTTGGGTAATTTATTCAAATGGCTTCACCACGCAAAATTATTTACGCGACTCACTAGACTACGCTGTTAACGCTTTTCTTGCCTTTTTTGTGTTCCTGTTTACTTGGCCCTTTATGTTGTTAACCGCGGCCATTATCTTTTTGGATGATGGTTTTAAAACAGGAACTTCCGTTTTTTACAAGCAAGAAAGAGTTGGCTTAAACGGTAAACTATTTCAAATTATCAAATTTCGAAGCATGCGACCCGACGCCGAAAAAGATGGGGCTAAGTGGGCAAGTAAAAATGATGACAGGGTTACCAGAATTGGGCACTTTATAAGAAAATATCGCATTGACGAGTTGCCACAACTTATCAATGTGTTTAAAGGCGAAATGGCTTTTATAGGCCCAAGACCAGAAAGACCTGAATTTGTAGAACAGTTGGTTCGTGAAATCCCATATTATAATCAACGACATAACGTTAAACCCGGTTTAGCGGGTTGGGCGCAGTTGAATTATCCGTATGGGTCTTCTGTAGCGGATTCAATGGAGAAGCTAAAATTCGATTTGTATTATGTTAAGCATCAAAGCTTACTGTTAGACCTACTTATTTTGGTAAGGACAACCGAGATTGTGCTCTTCGGGCGCGGTAGATAA
- a CDS encoding FemAB family XrtA/PEP-CTERM system-associated protein — translation MSQRVCKLTSASAEQARWDAYVEGHSEGSFFHLSGWRNVIERVYRHKCHYLYMEANGVICGLLPLVEQKSKLFGHTLISTPFCVYGGAIADSENTLLALEEAAADLGKQLGVDYLELRYTKPRENNPNLTLNCNHSTFLMALADDEQAILQSIKKKQRANVRQSLKNNLVAETTTDVDAVHRIYSESVRNLGTPVFPKKYFKALQEEFGEQVECLLIKKDDEAVSAVLSFYFKDTVLPYYGGGTPSARQCRSNDFMYYDLMCRSKLQKGCTTFDFGRSKNGSGSGNYKKTWGIQPRPLYYYCQLINADSLPNLSPDNPKYKMFISAWQKLPLFVTERLGPFLSKYLG, via the coding sequence ATGTCGCAAAGAGTTTGTAAGTTAACTTCGGCGTCGGCGGAACAGGCTCGCTGGGACGCATATGTTGAGGGTCACAGCGAAGGCAGCTTTTTCCATCTGTCGGGTTGGCGCAATGTAATAGAGCGTGTATATCGCCACAAGTGCCATTATCTATACATGGAAGCTAATGGCGTGATTTGTGGGTTGCTTCCGCTTGTAGAACAAAAAAGTAAATTGTTTGGCCATACGCTTATCTCTACCCCTTTCTGTGTCTATGGCGGCGCGATAGCAGACAGCGAAAATACCCTGTTAGCATTGGAAGAAGCCGCTGCTGACTTAGGTAAGCAATTGGGTGTTGATTACCTTGAATTGCGCTACACAAAGCCGCGAGAAAATAATCCTAACCTAACCTTGAACTGCAACCATTCTACTTTTTTAATGGCGTTAGCAGACGACGAGCAAGCCATACTTCAGTCTATCAAGAAAAAACAACGGGCAAATGTTCGGCAGTCTTTGAAGAACAATTTAGTTGCTGAAACAACCACTGATGTTGATGCTGTACACCGAATTTATTCAGAAAGCGTGAGAAATCTGGGGACACCGGTTTTTCCCAAGAAATATTTTAAAGCGCTACAAGAAGAATTTGGTGAGCAAGTAGAGTGCTTATTAATCAAAAAAGATGACGAAGCGGTGTCGGCGGTTTTATCATTTTATTTCAAAGATACGGTCTTGCCGTATTATGGTGGCGGAACGCCGAGTGCACGGCAATGCAGAAGTAATGACTTCATGTACTACGACTTAATGTGCCGAAGTAAACTGCAAAAAGGGTGTACTACATTTGATTTCGGACGCAGTAAAAACGGCTCTGGCTCGGGTAATTATAAGAAAACATGGGGTATTCAACCTCGCCCATTGTATTACTATTGCCAATTAATCAATGCTGATTCGCTGCCTAATTTGAGCCCAGATAACCCTAAATACAAAATGTTTATTAGCGCATGGCAAAAGCTGCCTTTGTTTGTAACAGAGCGACTTGGCCCGTTTTTAAGCAAATACTTGGGATAG
- a CDS encoding XrtA system polysaccharide chain length determinant, with product MLDLQQLYAQVLDYIKGIWIKKRYILLTSWIICPLGFAYVLTLPDTYSSSARVHVDTRSMLAPLLRGLVINPNQSQEISLIARTLKSRENLERIARETDLDITVIGPGAFDELISELNSNIKISPGGRSNIFNISFKHENPNVAKNVVQETLNLLIETSLGKSRVESDSAYQFLQQQIDEYEQRLIEAEMRVADFKRKYSDILPETGSYYSQLKSAEANLNETKRTIRETESRIASLKRNLELMSQAGDSESAGSLVPTRYDSRIQALENKLDELKLRFTDEHPDVIEAKSLLARLNTLRDKEVKSYIDSLENATSMSADNPLSIDISQLESQLASLNIRKEDFESKILELETKIDFVPQLELEQKALNRNYGIIKAKYEELLSRQDSAELGKKADISDDDLKFRVISPPSLPRQPSGPNRILFYTGILIFGFAGGLAIAFVLSQFSPVLMRAQQLSSLVNVPVYGTVANLHAKEIKKRNTRNLFIFLTSSAILVMIYGSLVLASLLNINIYQRFIA from the coding sequence ATGTTAGATTTGCAGCAGTTATATGCCCAAGTATTGGACTACATAAAGGGCATATGGATAAAAAAGAGATATATACTTCTCACTTCTTGGATAATCTGCCCACTAGGGTTTGCTTATGTGTTAACGCTACCAGATACGTACTCTAGTTCAGCGCGCGTGCACGTTGATACACGCTCTATGCTTGCGCCTCTTTTACGAGGGCTGGTTATAAATCCAAACCAATCTCAAGAAATAAGCCTTATAGCGCGAACATTAAAAAGCCGTGAAAACTTAGAGCGCATTGCAAGAGAAACTGACCTAGACATTACCGTTATCGGGCCAGGCGCGTTTGACGAGCTTATCAGTGAACTCAATAGCAACATAAAAATAAGCCCAGGGGGGCGTTCAAACATTTTTAATATTTCGTTTAAACACGAAAACCCTAACGTAGCTAAAAATGTTGTACAAGAAACCCTGAATTTGCTTATCGAAACAAGTTTGGGCAAAAGCAGAGTTGAGTCAGACTCAGCTTACCAGTTTCTGCAACAACAAATTGATGAATACGAGCAACGGCTTATTGAAGCCGAAATGCGCGTTGCCGACTTCAAAAGAAAATACTCAGATATCCTTCCAGAAACCGGTTCGTATTACTCGCAGTTAAAATCTGCTGAAGCAAATTTAAACGAGACGAAAAGGACAATTAGAGAAACCGAAAGCAGAATAGCATCGTTAAAGCGTAATCTAGAGCTTATGAGTCAAGCGGGTGATTCTGAGTCTGCAGGTAGCTTAGTCCCCACACGTTATGACTCCCGAATTCAAGCGCTTGAGAACAAGCTAGACGAATTAAAGCTTAGATTCACCGACGAACACCCCGATGTTATTGAAGCAAAAAGCTTATTGGCCCGTTTAAATACGCTAAGAGACAAAGAAGTTAAGTCCTACATTGATAGCCTTGAAAACGCAACGAGTATGTCTGCCGATAATCCGTTATCCATTGATATTAGTCAGCTAGAAAGCCAGCTTGCATCGTTAAATATTCGCAAAGAGGATTTTGAGTCAAAGATATTAGAACTTGAGACCAAAATTGACTTTGTGCCTCAACTTGAGCTTGAGCAGAAAGCGCTGAACAGAAACTATGGCATTATAAAGGCCAAATACGAAGAGCTACTTTCACGCCAAGACTCTGCTGAGTTAGGTAAAAAAGCGGATATTTCTGACGATGATCTTAAGTTTAGGGTGATATCACCCCCTAGCCTTCCTAGACAGCCATCGGGGCCAAATAGAATATTGTTCTATACTGGTATTTTGATATTCGGTTTTGCGGGCGGCTTAGCCATTGCTTTTGTTCTGTCACAGTTTTCTCCTGTTCTGATGAGAGCGCAGCAGTTGTCTTCGCTTGTTAACGTGCCGGTTTATGGCACCGTTGCAAATTTACACGCAAAAGAAATTAAGAAGCGTAATACTCGAAACCTGTTCATCTTTTTAACGTCATCTGCCATATTGGTTATGATTTACGGTTCGTTGGTATTAGCCTCTCTGTTGAACATCAACATTTATCAGCGGTTTATAGCATGA